The following are encoded together in the Ranitomeya imitator isolate aRanImi1 chromosome 4, aRanImi1.pri, whole genome shotgun sequence genome:
- the LOC138674890 gene encoding olfactory receptor 5B12-like, translated as MDIAINGTQATLFVFSGLTNEAKVIPFLFLFFLLVYIVTIVGNTGMIAIVQKTAKLHTPMYFFLSYLSLVDLFYSTVITPRMLSDLISLRKAISFNGCAIQFFFFAALAGTEIFILSNMAYDRYVAICHPLHYVSIMTKSKCFFLVLLAFFIGFLQSTLQTNCVFRLLFCRSNVIDHFYCDVPPLLKLSCSDTRYCDSVTVYSVGACTVGSLLPILISYMLIFSTIIRMKSVEGKQKAFSTCSAHLICTSLFYVTVFFTYLRPPSEGFDSQDKAACIFYSILTPMLNPLVYSLRNKEVKRIIIQTVFNSTTVNTIFSTIRHRVNLLPAVIKLRKVICR; from the coding sequence ATGGATATTGCCATAAATGGGACCCAAGCGACGCTGTTTGTGTTTTCTGGCCTAACCAATGAAGCAAAAGTGATCCCGTTCCTGTTCCTTTTCTTCTTACTTGTGTACATTGTgaccatagtaggaaacactggcaTGATAGCGATTGTCCAAAAAACTGCCAAACTCCACACTCCAATGTACTTCTTCCTGAGCTACCTCTCGCTGGTGGATCTTTTTTATTCCACAGTCATAACCCCCCGAATGCTCTCCGACCTTATCTCCTTGAGAAAGGCTATCTCCTTCAATGGTTGTGCCATTCAATTCTTCTTCTTCGCTGCCTTGGCTGGGACTGAAATCTTTATTCTCTCGAACATGGCCTATGATCGCTATGTTGCCATCTGCCACCCTCTCCATTACGTGTCCATAATGACCAAGAGTAAATGCTTTTTCCTGGTTCTTCTAGCTTTTTTTATCGGCTTCTTACAATCGACCTTACAAACAAACTGTGTATTCAGGCTCCTGTTCTGTAGATCGAACGTGATCGACCACTTCTACTGTGACGTTCCTCCATTGCTCAAGCTGTCCTGCTCTGATActcggtactgtgattcagtaaccGTGTACAGCGTTGGGGCTTGTACTGTGGGATCATTATTGCCCATCCTCATTTCTTACATGTTGATATTTTCAACAATTATACGCATGAAATCTGTGGAGGGGAAACAGAAGGCATTCAGCACTTGCTCCGCTCACCTGATATGTACTTCCTTGTTTTATGTTACAGTCTTCTTCACCTATCTACGTCCTCCTTCCGAAGGCTTCGATAGCCAGGACAAAGCAGCTTGTATTTTCTACTCAATTCTAACCCCAATGTTGAACCCACTTGTGTACAGTTTGAGGAACAAAGAAGTAAAAAGAATCATTATCCAAACAGTATTCAATTCCACCACAGTCAACACCATCTTCTCCACCATAAGACATAGAGTAAACCTTTTACCTGCAGTGATTAAGCTACGGAAAGTAATCTGTAGGTAA